From the genome of Nicotiana sylvestris chromosome 2, ASM39365v2, whole genome shotgun sequence, one region includes:
- the LOC104247108 gene encoding lysine-specific demethylase JMJ26-like, whose product MATLIAKQRPLSSQNAPRMRNPSKVFRKRNFILNNDEEKHGKDNAASLLNVTEFPNKKPKLCSDTVVPRGRRTMAEQVGVVIRKGVPEDARLSGGLGERIKTAQKPKKNMITSHQRTKTIATGKESDDSRSRMHHRSAKKKEPSFISWDDFISDDEEEEECKEEEDEERCSGPLTKSQMPLDEEYCPGPLTRSQMPLDEALNSLRNSEKFWRTSKQEKVLKNGPMRNKRNDKVKDEPLECRDRLKLSTSTKSILLSGNPQRKGMPDKVNLEQSLGTSSKKMAQKGDNTMNKVECGTEEKWGACKKKPSLSKVGKKMPGTQEIEGSRNKRVPAKLNGEKCLGTSSKKKIPKTMDKVDESEDKWDVCKEKPSLSKDGKKTLENHEKDAENKRISVRRVAASFKRYGHDYYVGEWEDDTEGYEVLPISNGHHIPSNTRSQRIDVSHDLKPNNSPKDIIKNSEKLSACSSSPSSSSSSGSTISRSGIDRSTNMKVNFQPPKCHQCRRSDRRTVVPCMKCKEKLYCIQCIREWYPELEEEEVSEVCPYCRGKCNCNLCLHSSGTLKTSRRDLTDREKIEHLHYLIIELLPFLKEIHQEQIQEIEMESSIRGVSSSSVEIKQSLYQNDERVYCNNCSTSIIDLHRSCPNCSYELCLSCCQELREGRFPGNSDEAVFQYLDRGYDYMHGGDLLHENFHNMKISQDQKKPITWIANYDGNIMCAPVEMGGCGNCILDLKHLLPKNWISTLQAKAERILIQCNFAQIISQPICTTDDPELLHKAASRVGSDDNCLYSPTAKDTMKDDALLHFRRHWAKGEPVIVRDVLEHTSGLSWEPMVMWRALCESTDSKILTSMSEVKAIDCLAGCQVEINTRKFFKGYTEGRTYKNLWPEMLKLKDWPPSDKFEDLLPRHCDEFISALPFQEYTDPRIGILNLAVKLPTGVLKPDLGPKTYIAYGMTKELGRGDSVTKLHCDMSDAINILTHTAEMAVSDEQQSAIESLKQKHRAQDERECLEHDGNEYPMKISSGIRREEKTPETTGGALWDIFRREDVPKLKEYLLKHAKEFRHTYCCPVDQVFHPIHDQTFYLTLEHKRKLKEEFGIEPWTFEQRLGEAVFIPAGCPHQVRNLKSCTKVAADFVSPENIQECLRLTAEFRKLPRGHKVREDKLEIKKMIIHAINQVVTDLEQLTYIV is encoded by the exons ATGGCGACGTTAATTGCGAAACAACGACCATTGAGCAGTCAGAACGCCCCAAGAATGAGAAATCCGTCTAaggtttttaggaagagaaatttTATCCTAAATAATGATgaagaaaaacatggaaaggaCAATGCAGCATCACTGCTCAACGTTACAGAGTTCCCTAATAAGAAACCAAAGCTTTGTTCTGATACTGTCGTCCCCCGTGGCAGAAGAACTATGGCAGAGCAAGTTGGTGTTGTAATCAGGAAAGGGGTACCGGAGGATGCACGTTTATCGGGTGGATTGGGAGAGAGAATAAAAACAGCGCAAAAGCCAAAGAAGAACATGATCACATCGCATCAGAGGACCAAGACAATAGCTACTGGAAAGGAATCTGATGACTCGCGTAGTAGGATGCATCATCGTTCAGCAAAAAAGAAGGAACCAAGTTTTATAAGTTGGGATGACTTCATCAGTGATGACGAAGAAGAGGAGGAGTgcaaagaggaagaagatgaagagcGTTGTTCAGGACCCTTAACGAAATCTCAGATGCCACTTGATGAAGAGTATTGTCCAGGACCCTTAACGAGATCTCAGATGCCACTTGATGAAGCTTTGAATAGTTTAAGAAACTCAGAAAAGTTTTGGAGAACTTCCAAGCAGGAAAAAGTTCTTAAAAATGGACCTATGAGAAATAAAAGGAATGATAAAGTGAAAGATGAGCCTCTCGAATGCAGGGACAGACTTAAACTTTCTACCTCCACAAAAAGCATTCTTCTAAGTGGAAATCCGCAGAGGAAAGGGATGCCTGATAAAGTAAATCTAGAACAATCTCTAGGAACTTCAAGCAAGAAGATGGCTCAAAAAGGAGATAATACAATGAACAAGGTGGAATGTGGAACTGAAGAAAAATGGGGCGCGTGCAAGAAAAAACCAAGTTTGTCCAAGGTTGGAAAAAAAATGCCGGGGACTCAAGAAATTGAAGGCTCAAGGAATAAAAGGGTGCCTGCTAAATTGAATGGAGAAAAATGTCTAGGAACGTCAAGCAAGAAGAAGATTCCTAAAACGATGGACAAGGTGGATGAAAGTGAAGACAAGTGGGATGTGTGCAAGGAAAAGCCAAGTCTGTCCAAGGATGGAAAAAAGACGCTGGAAAATCATGAAAAAGATGCAGAGAATAAAAGGATATCAGTAAGACGTGTTGCTGCCTCATTCAAGAGATACGGTCATGATTATTATGTCGGTGAGTGGGAAGATGATACTGAGGGGTATGAGGTTTTGCCAATAAGCAATGGACATCATATACCAAGTAACACAAGAAGCCAGAGAATTGATGTTTCACATGATCTGAAACCAAATAATAGTCCAAAAGATATAATAAAAAATTCAGAAAAGTTGTCTGCTTGCAGTTCATCACCTTCCTCCTCGTCGTCCTCTGGTTCAACAATTTCAAGAAGTGGAATAGATAGATCTACAAACATGAAG GTAAATTTTCAGCCTCCAAAGTGTCATCAATGCAGAAGAAGTGATAGAAGAACTGTTGTTCCTTGTATGAAGTGTAAGGAGAAATTATACTGTATCCAGTGCATCAGGGAATG GTATCCTGAATTGGAAGAAGAGGAAGTTTCAGAGGTTTGTCCATATTGTCGTGGAAAATGTAATTGCAACCTGTGCTTACACTCAAGCGGCACACTTAAG ACATCAAGAAGGGATCTCACTGATCGTGAAAAGATTGAGCATTTGCACTATTTGATTATCGAACTCCTCCCCTTTCTGAAAGAAATTCATCAGGAACAAATCCAGGAAATAGAGATGGAGTCTTCTATTCGTG GGGTATCTTCATCTTCAGTTGAAATTAAACAGTCACTTTATCAAAATGATGAGCGAGTTTACTG CAACAACTGTTCAACTTCAATAATCGATCTTCATCGAAGCTGCCCAAATTGCTCGTATGAGCTCTGTCTAAGTTGCTGCCAAGAGCTGCGGGAAGGCAGATTTCCGGGAAATAGTGATGAAGCAGTTTTCCAGTATTTAGACAGAGGCTATGATTACATGCACGGTGGAGATCTACTGCATGAAAATTTCCATAATATGAAAATTTCACAGGACCAGAAAAAACCAATTACTTGGATTGCTAATTATGATGGTAATATCATGTGTGCTCCTGTAGAAATGGGTGGATGTGGAAATTGTATTTTAGATCTGAAGCATCTGTTGCCGAAAAACTGGATCTCAACTTTGCAAGCAAAAGCGGAAAGAATTCTGATCCAATGCAATTTTGCCCAGATAATTTCTCAGCCAATTTGCACAACTGATGACCCTGAACTGTTACACAAAGCGGCTTCTAGGGTTGGTTCAGATGATAACTGCTTGTATTCCCCTACTGCAAAGGACACTATGAAGGATGACGCACTTTTACACTTTCGCAGACACTGGGCCAAGGGTGAACCGGTGATAGTACGAGATGTTCTTGAGCACACAAGCGGTTTAAGCTGGGAACCAATGGTTATGTGGCGTGCATTATGTGAGAGCACTGATTCAAAGATCCTTACAAGTATGTCAGAAGTAAAGGCTATCGACTGCCTGGCTGGTTGTCAG GTTGAAATCAATACTCGAAAGTTTTTTAAAGGCTATACAGAGGGCAGAACGTACAAAAATCTCTGGCCTGAAATGCTCAAACTTAAAGACTGGCCACCATCTGACAAGTTTGAGGATCTCTTGCCTCGCCACTGTGATGAGTTTATCAGTGCTTTGCCATTCCAGGAGTACACAGATCCAAGGATAGGTATTCTGAATCTTGCCGTTAAATTACCAACAGGTGTCTTAAAACCTGACTTGGGTCCAAAGACATACATTGCGTATGGTATGACGAAAGAACTTGGAAGAGGGGATTCGGTGACAAAGCTTCACTGCGATATGTCAGATGCG ATAAATATTTTGACACACACAGCAGAGATGGCTGTAAGTGATGAGCAGCAGTCTGCAATTGAGAGTTTGAAACAGAAGCATAGAGCTCAAGATGAAAGAGAGTGCCTCGAGCATGATGGCAACGAATATCCTATGAAGATATCTAGTGGGATCAGAAGGGAGGAGAAAACACCTGAAACGACTGGAGGTGCCTTGTGGGATATCTTCAGAAGGGAAGACGTACCCAAGTTGAAGGAGTATCTTTTAAAGCATGCAAAGGAATTTAGGCACACTTACTGTTGTCCTGTGGATCAGGTTTTTCACCCGATCCACGATCAAACCTTCTACTTAACTTTGGAGCACAAGAGAAAACTAAAGGAAGAATTTG